One genomic segment of Virgibacillus doumboii includes these proteins:
- a CDS encoding DUF5590 domain-containing protein, whose product MKLKWIIGIVCLFLVSCFIYGVFLYNDIQKDKTASFNRVKEAVIQETELTEIGKVERFHGKKAYYILHGKTKNNEEKIVFYPFKAENKDLTIISKSDIVPEETIRNNWRGKCKNCEMHEIAPAIVTDDNDPAWELTYTDESNRFVIDYLSIYDGSRIEMIGFRRMFK is encoded by the coding sequence ATGAAACTTAAATGGATAATCGGCATCGTATGTCTTTTTCTGGTTTCTTGTTTTATTTATGGTGTATTTTTGTATAATGATATCCAAAAGGACAAAACTGCTTCATTCAATCGTGTGAAAGAGGCAGTGATCCAGGAAACAGAATTGACTGAAATAGGAAAAGTTGAGCGATTTCACGGTAAAAAAGCTTATTATATATTACATGGTAAAACAAAAAATAATGAAGAAAAGATTGTTTTTTATCCGTTTAAGGCAGAAAATAAGGATTTAACAATTATCAGTAAGTCTGATATAGTACCGGAGGAAACCATCAGAAACAATTGGCGCGGGAAATGTAAAAATTGTGAGATGCATGAAATAGCACCAGCGATTGTAACGGATGATAATGATCCGGCATGGGAACTAACATATACAGATGAATCCAATCGGTTTGTCATTGATTATTTATCCATCTATGATGGTTCAAGAATTGAAATGATTGGCTTTAGAAGGATGTTTAAATAG
- a CDS encoding pyridoxal phosphate-dependent aminotransferase, translating into MELADRVKTLTPSSTLAITAKAKELKNQGYDVIGLGAGEPDFNTPQYIIDAAEDAMINGFTKYTPSGGIIDLKNAIVDKFKQDNGLEYSKEEIIVTTGAKHALYTLFQVLLNKDDEVIVPAPYWVSYTEQIKLAGGKPVIVEADEQNNFKLTSEQLERAITPRTKAMIINSPSNPTGMVYDKNELQKLGEICQKHEVLIISDEIYEKLIYTNDKHVSVAQLSEQLKNQTIIINGVSKSHAMTGWRIGYAAGSEKIIKAMTNLASHSTSNPTSIAQYAALAAYQSEEDPNEEMRKTFSKRLDILFHLLNDIPGISCKKPKGAFYLFPNVREAVKSNGFNTVDEWVKALLEEEKVALVPGSGFGAPDNVRLSYAVSVELLEEAAKRIKRFVLNHQS; encoded by the coding sequence ATGGAATTAGCAGATAGGGTTAAAACATTGACACCGTCATCAACTTTGGCGATAACGGCAAAAGCTAAAGAATTAAAAAATCAGGGTTATGACGTTATCGGTCTTGGGGCAGGTGAACCTGACTTTAATACTCCTCAGTATATTATTGATGCAGCTGAGGATGCCATGATTAACGGTTTTACTAAATATACACCATCCGGAGGAATAATTGACCTTAAGAATGCAATTGTCGACAAGTTTAAACAGGATAACGGCCTCGAATATTCGAAAGAAGAAATAATTGTGACTACAGGCGCCAAACATGCTTTGTATACGCTGTTTCAGGTATTATTAAATAAAGATGATGAGGTAATTGTACCAGCCCCTTATTGGGTTAGTTATACGGAACAAATAAAACTTGCAGGTGGAAAACCGGTAATAGTCGAAGCAGATGAACAAAATAACTTCAAATTAACGTCGGAACAATTAGAACGGGCAATTACACCTAGAACAAAAGCCATGATCATTAATTCACCAAGTAATCCAACCGGAATGGTTTACGATAAAAATGAGCTTCAAAAATTAGGCGAAATCTGTCAGAAACATGAGGTTTTAATTATCTCAGATGAAATTTATGAAAAATTGATTTACACAAACGACAAGCATGTTTCCGTTGCACAGCTGTCTGAGCAACTTAAAAATCAAACCATTATCATTAATGGCGTTTCGAAATCACATGCAATGACAGGATGGAGAATAGGATATGCTGCAGGGTCGGAAAAAATTATTAAAGCAATGACAAATCTTGCATCGCATTCGACATCAAATCCGACATCCATTGCTCAATATGCAGCACTTGCTGCGTATCAGTCAGAAGAAGATCCGAATGAAGAAATGCGAAAAACATTCAGTAAACGGCTTGATATATTATTTCATTTATTGAATGATATTCCAGGTATCTCATGTAAAAAACCAAAAGGTGCATTTTATTTATTCCCAAATGTAAGAGAAGCAGTTAAAAGCAATGGTTTTAACACTGTTGATGAGTGGGTTAAGGCATTACTTGAAGAAGAGAAAGTTGCTTTAGTGCCCGGTTCGGGATTTGGAGCACCGGATAATGTACGTTTATCTTATGCCGTATCAGTTGAATTATTAGAAGAAGCAGCAAAGCGGATAAAACGTTTTGTTTTAAATCATCAATCATAG
- the asnS gene encoding asparagine--tRNA ligase: protein MKTTISQVPKHEGEEVTIGAWLSNKRSSGKIAFLQLRDGTGFIQGVVAKNDVMEETFQLAKNMTQESSIYITGKIVEDKRSPFGYEMQVSNIELIQEAVDYPITPKEHGTEFLMDHRHLWLRSKRQHAVMKIRNEIIRATYQFFNDNGYVKVDPPILTGSSAEGTTELFHTQYFDEEAYLSQSGQLYLEAAAMALGKVFSFGPTFRAEKSKTRRHLIEFWMIEPEMAFLDHDESLEVQEQYVSFVVQSVLENCKLELKTLDRDTTKLEAIKAPFPRISYDDAIEMLKEKGFTDIEWGEDFGAPHETAIAENFDKPVFITNYPAEIKAFYMKPDPERSEVVLCADLIAPEGYGEIIGGSQRIDDLELMKQRYEEHNLTGPAYQWYLELRQYGSVPHSGFGLGLERTVAWLSGVEHVRETIPFPRLLNRLYP from the coding sequence TTGAAAACAACGATATCACAAGTGCCAAAACACGAAGGGGAAGAAGTAACAATTGGGGCTTGGTTGTCCAACAAACGATCAAGTGGAAAAATTGCCTTTTTACAATTAAGGGACGGTACAGGATTTATTCAAGGAGTAGTAGCTAAAAATGACGTAATGGAAGAAACGTTTCAACTTGCAAAAAACATGACTCAGGAATCCTCGATTTACATAACGGGTAAGATTGTCGAGGATAAAAGGTCTCCATTTGGGTACGAAATGCAGGTCAGTAACATTGAATTAATTCAGGAAGCAGTTGATTATCCAATTACTCCGAAAGAGCATGGGACTGAATTTTTAATGGACCATCGCCATTTGTGGTTACGTTCCAAACGTCAGCATGCAGTTATGAAAATAAGAAACGAAATCATTCGTGCAACGTATCAATTTTTTAATGATAATGGTTATGTTAAGGTCGATCCGCCAATTTTGACTGGATCTTCTGCTGAAGGTACGACTGAACTGTTCCATACACAGTATTTTGATGAAGAGGCTTATTTATCACAAAGTGGTCAGCTGTATTTGGAAGCAGCAGCAATGGCACTGGGTAAGGTGTTCTCATTTGGTCCAACTTTCCGTGCAGAAAAATCCAAAACAAGAAGACATTTAATTGAATTCTGGATGATTGAGCCGGAAATGGCGTTTTTGGATCATGATGAAAGCCTGGAAGTACAGGAACAATATGTCAGCTTTGTCGTTCAATCCGTGTTGGAAAATTGCAAGCTTGAACTGAAAACACTCGATAGGGACACAACAAAACTCGAAGCAATTAAGGCACCATTTCCGAGAATCTCATACGATGATGCAATTGAAATGTTGAAGGAAAAAGGATTTACTGATATCGAGTGGGGAGAGGATTTTGGAGCTCCACACGAAACAGCAATCGCTGAGAACTTTGATAAACCGGTCTTTATTACAAACTATCCGGCTGAAATTAAGGCTTTCTATATGAAACCGGATCCCGAACGCTCAGAAGTTGTTTTATGTGCTGATTTAATCGCACCTGAAGGGTACGGAGAGATTATCGGCGGATCACAGCGAATTGATGATCTGGAGTTAATGAAACAACGGTATGAGGAACATAATTTAACCGGACCGGCATATCAGTGGTACCTGGAACTACGTCAATATGGAAGTGTGCCACACTCAGGATTTGGCCTGGGCCTTGAACGAACAGTCGCATGGTTATCCGGTGTGGAACACGTAAGAGAAACGATACCATTCCCTAGACTGTTGAACCGTTTGTATCCTTAA
- a CDS encoding DnaD domain-containing protein, producing the protein MTKSISFQDILLNQVQVPARLLENYASVGLNEKEVMVVLQIFRFLQKKVDFPTPNELSLHLTIDEKECSNILRTLIQRNYLSIEQMKNEQNQLSEAYSLNPLLEKLFSVEEQKKPDEDGTIFILFEQEFGRPLSPFEIEMINTWLDEDELAPALIKAALRESVLMGKLNFKYIDRILREWKKKGIRSVEQAREASKSFHNNQAKQNDTGTNKKRDTSFYYNWLDGED; encoded by the coding sequence ATGACGAAATCCATTTCATTTCAGGATATTTTATTGAATCAGGTTCAGGTTCCTGCAAGATTACTTGAGAATTATGCTTCGGTCGGATTGAATGAGAAAGAAGTAATGGTTGTTTTACAGATTTTCCGCTTTCTTCAAAAGAAAGTTGACTTTCCGACACCTAATGAACTTTCATTACATCTAACCATCGATGAGAAGGAATGTTCAAATATTTTACGTACACTGATTCAGCGCAACTACCTGTCGATTGAACAAATGAAAAATGAGCAGAATCAATTAAGTGAGGCGTACAGTTTAAATCCGCTTCTGGAAAAACTTTTTTCGGTGGAAGAACAAAAGAAGCCTGATGAAGACGGAACTATATTCATCTTATTTGAACAGGAATTTGGCAGACCGTTATCACCATTTGAAATTGAAATGATCAATACTTGGCTGGATGAGGACGAGCTTGCACCTGCTCTGATTAAAGCTGCCCTGCGTGAATCGGTATTAATGGGAAAACTTAATTTTAAGTATATTGACCGAATTCTTCGCGAATGGAAAAAGAAGGGTATCCGTTCTGTAGAACAAGCGCGGGAAGCAAGTAAATCATTTCATAATAATCAGGCTAAGCAAAATGATACCGGAACAAATAAAAAAAGAGATACATCATTTTATTATAATTGGCTGGATGGGGAGGACTAA
- the nth gene encoding endonuclease III, producing MLNKTQVNYCLDVMKEMFPEAQCELRHANPFELVIAVLLSAQCTDVLVNKVTESLFKKYKEPEDYLAVSLEELQQDIKSIGLYRNKAKNIRKLCQMLIDDYGGEVPRTKEELMKLAGVGRKTANVVASVAFREPAIAVDTHVERVSKRLAICRWKDSVLEVEQTLMKKVPKDEWADTHHRMIFFGRYHCKARNPECPTCPLLDLCREGQKRMKKREAVSK from the coding sequence TTGTTGAATAAAACACAGGTTAACTACTGTTTGGATGTAATGAAGGAGATGTTCCCCGAGGCACAGTGTGAACTTCGTCATGCCAATCCGTTTGAACTGGTTATTGCTGTTTTATTATCTGCCCAGTGCACGGATGTACTTGTAAACAAGGTTACTGAATCATTGTTCAAAAAATATAAGGAGCCGGAAGACTATTTAGCAGTTTCTCTTGAAGAATTACAGCAGGATATTAAGTCTATTGGCTTATATCGAAACAAGGCAAAAAATATTCGTAAACTCTGTCAAATGCTGATTGATGACTATGGCGGGGAAGTACCAAGGACAAAAGAAGAATTAATGAAACTTGCCGGAGTGGGCAGAAAAACTGCCAATGTGGTGGCCTCTGTTGCCTTTAGAGAACCGGCAATCGCTGTCGATACGCATGTGGAACGTGTATCTAAACGATTGGCGATATGCCGCTGGAAGGATTCCGTTCTGGAAGTTGAACAGACATTAATGAAGAAGGTGCCTAAAGATGAATGGGCAGACACACATCATCGAATGATTTTCTTCGGCAGGTACCATTGTAAAGCAAGAAATCCCGAGTGTCCGACGTGCCCATTACTTGATCTGTGCAGGGAAGGGCAGAAGCGAATGAAGAAAAGAGAAGCAGTCAGCAAGTAA
- a CDS encoding penicillin-binding protein 1A, which translates to MAEKGQSRTARRKQKKASKKPLWKKILLITAITFLAIGIGVGALFTYYIATAPEIDAEKLKSPFSSKIYDKDGELFADLGAKQRTKVEYNELPDVLIDAVIATEDSRFFDHPGIDIWRIGGAVVANITEGFGSEGASTITQQLVEKSFLSHEKKISLKVQEMWLALQLERDYSKQQILEMYLNKIYYGKGAYGVAKAAETYFGKTDLSKLTLPEAAILAGLPQRPSAYNPFKNPELMKERMNTVLHLMVQHGKISEKQAKEARQVDIPSLLTKDSTDSTPYEGFLQRVQQEVSQKLDGADIYTDGLKIYTTIDQDAQKHVEFLMSNSEDSPINYPEPKTNPENGETVKMQAGMAVLDTKTGAIRAIGGARGGNENLGTNYALSTGGGVAGISRQPGSTFKPIIGYGPAIENLQWSTYHQLNDDGPYEIKGDADGDQIETWANQYYGWVSMRFALQQSLNVPAAKTYAEIGGSTAKEFAEGIGITFGNNEIGLTDVLGGGKIGTNPLELAGAYRAFGNGGIYNEPYAVRKVELPETGETVNLKPEPEAAMSDYTAYMITDMLQTAITEGTGTQANVSGLPDAGKTGTTTRDGVDGSPNSWFSGYSTNYTISIWTGYDNPDIGLVGSETKVPHQLYKHTMTELSKDIETPDFTKPDSVVEVAVEKGTRPAKLPSEYTPESEIVTELFVKGNEPTETSEEYDQLDPVENLKAEFNQESDTINAEWKYDTEQDVSFKVSASIDGGQMQELSSTEETSIEISNVEPGTEYEIQVVVVSNETEENRSEPATTTVAVPEEDEEDEEEGNEGENGEGNIPAVQGLSAATTPNSTIDVSWQYNGPPARHEVVVARDGQQLQTQTIDSAGIVIEGDGGAPLQPGNYTITVTPVGQNGANSGVRGGSSTVDATIDGNQDNGQNNGGDGSGNPSGGNN; encoded by the coding sequence ATGGCAGAAAAAGGCCAATCTCGTACAGCCAGAAGAAAGCAAAAAAAAGCATCTAAAAAACCTTTATGGAAAAAAATATTACTAATAACTGCTATTACATTCCTGGCTATCGGTATAGGTGTCGGTGCTCTTTTTACGTATTATATTGCCACGGCACCGGAAATTGATGCAGAGAAATTAAAAAGCCCGTTTTCATCAAAAATTTATGATAAAGATGGCGAACTTTTTGCAGATCTCGGGGCAAAACAACGAACCAAAGTTGAATATAACGAACTGCCTGATGTGCTGATTGATGCCGTCATCGCAACAGAAGATTCAAGGTTTTTTGATCACCCCGGTATCGATATCTGGCGTATCGGTGGTGCAGTAGTAGCTAATATAACGGAAGGCTTTGGTTCTGAAGGTGCAAGTACTATTACCCAGCAGCTTGTTGAAAAATCATTCCTGTCACATGAAAAGAAAATCAGTCTCAAAGTTCAGGAAATGTGGCTTGCACTGCAGCTTGAACGGGACTATTCCAAACAGCAAATTCTGGAAATGTACTTGAATAAAATTTATTACGGAAAGGGTGCATATGGTGTAGCAAAAGCGGCAGAAACTTATTTTGGTAAAACAGATTTAAGTAAACTGACATTGCCTGAAGCTGCCATACTTGCTGGATTGCCACAACGGCCATCAGCATATAATCCATTTAAAAATCCGGAATTAATGAAAGAGCGGATGAACACCGTTTTGCATCTTATGGTACAACATGGAAAAATATCAGAAAAACAAGCTAAAGAAGCAAGACAAGTTGACATCCCATCACTATTGACCAAAGATAGCACTGATTCAACACCATATGAAGGATTCCTGCAGCGGGTTCAACAGGAAGTAAGTCAAAAATTAGATGGTGCAGACATTTATACTGACGGATTAAAAATATATACAACCATTGATCAGGATGCTCAAAAACATGTAGAATTTCTAATGTCTAACAGCGAAGATAGCCCAATTAACTATCCGGAGCCCAAAACGAACCCTGAGAATGGTGAAACAGTAAAAATGCAGGCAGGAATGGCTGTATTGGATACAAAAACTGGTGCGATACGGGCCATCGGTGGTGCACGCGGTGGTAATGAAAATCTTGGCACAAACTACGCCCTTTCTACAGGTGGCGGTGTTGCGGGTATAAGTCGACAACCAGGTTCAACATTTAAACCAATAATCGGCTACGGCCCAGCAATTGAAAACTTGCAATGGTCGACATATCATCAGCTGAATGATGATGGTCCTTATGAGATAAAAGGTGATGCTGATGGTGATCAGATTGAGACATGGGCTAACCAGTACTATGGTTGGGTTTCCATGCGTTTTGCATTGCAGCAATCACTGAACGTTCCTGCTGCCAAAACTTATGCGGAAATCGGCGGAAGTACAGCTAAAGAATTTGCGGAGGGAATAGGTATAACGTTTGGGAATAATGAAATCGGACTTACTGATGTGCTTGGTGGAGGAAAAATTGGTACCAATCCTCTCGAGCTTGCCGGAGCATATCGCGCTTTTGGCAATGGTGGTATTTACAATGAACCATATGCAGTCAGAAAAGTTGAACTCCCGGAAACTGGTGAAACGGTTAATTTGAAACCGGAACCTGAAGCAGCGATGTCTGACTATACAGCATACATGATTACCGATATGCTGCAAACTGCTATTACAGAAGGTACAGGTACACAGGCAAATGTTTCAGGATTACCAGACGCAGGTAAAACAGGTACAACAACACGAGACGGTGTAGATGGATCTCCTAACTCCTGGTTCAGCGGGTATTCCACAAATTATACGATTTCCATTTGGACCGGTTATGATAACCCTGATATAGGGTTGGTAGGTTCAGAAACGAAAGTACCGCATCAATTGTATAAACATACGATGACCGAGTTGTCCAAAGACATTGAAACACCGGACTTTACAAAGCCTGACTCGGTTGTGGAAGTTGCGGTTGAAAAAGGAACAAGACCGGCCAAATTACCGAGTGAATACACACCTGAATCTGAAATTGTGACCGAGCTATTTGTAAAAGGCAATGAACCTACAGAAACATCTGAAGAATACGATCAGCTTGATCCTGTTGAAAATCTAAAAGCTGAGTTCAATCAGGAGTCAGATACGATTAATGCAGAATGGAAATATGATACAGAGCAGGATGTCTCCTTTAAAGTTAGTGCAAGTATCGATGGCGGTCAGATGCAGGAACTGTCCTCCACTGAAGAGACATCAATTGAAATTTCGAATGTCGAACCTGGAACTGAATATGAAATTCAGGTTGTTGTTGTAAGTAATGAAACGGAAGAAAACAGAAGTGAACCTGCAACAACTACTGTTGCTGTTCCTGAAGAAGATGAAGAAGATGAGGAAGAAGGTAATGAAGGCGAAAATGGTGAAGGAAATATTCCAGCCGTTCAAGGTCTCAGCGCCGCAACGACACCTAATTCAACGATAGATGTTTCCTGGCAATATAATGGGCCGCCTGCCAGACATGAAGTGGTCGTTGCTAGGGATGGCCAGCAACTGCAGACACAAACTATCGACTCAGCTGGTATTGTTATTGAAGGCGATGGTGGTGCCCCGCTACAGCCGGGCAACTATACGATTACCGTTACCCCAGTTGGACAAAATGGCGCTAATTCTGGAGTCAGAGGTGGATCCAGTACTGTGGACGCTACTATAGATGGTAACCAGGATAATGGACAAAATAATGGTGGCGATGGTAGTGGAAATCCATCAGGTGGTAATAACTAA